A single Micromonospora luteifusca DNA region contains:
- a CDS encoding D-Ala-D-Ala carboxypeptidase family metallohydrolase — MIRRLGRLLAALALTAATTVAGITLTAGAAQADGCYTWGRSLSQGASGEDVRQLQIRVAGYPGYGAVLTIDGAFGAATRSAVIRFQQAYGLSADGIAGPQTFNRLYALQDDDCTPANFSYAELNNCNSTWSGGAVAASTARFNALVSMWKLQALRHALGDVPIAISSSFRSYACNSAVGGASNSRHLYGDAVDLVGSPSLCRLAQQARYHGFGQILGPGYPDHNDHTHVAAVGGWSAPTCGI; from the coding sequence ATGATCCGACGGCTCGGCAGGCTTCTCGCGGCACTTGCGCTGACCGCCGCCACCACAGTGGCCGGCATCACCCTCACCGCCGGAGCGGCACAGGCGGACGGCTGCTACACCTGGGGTCGCAGCCTGTCCCAGGGGGCGTCCGGTGAAGACGTCCGGCAACTCCAGATCCGGGTCGCCGGCTATCCCGGCTACGGTGCCGTGCTGACCATCGACGGCGCTTTCGGCGCGGCCACCCGCTCGGCGGTGATCCGCTTCCAGCAGGCGTACGGGCTGTCCGCGGACGGAATCGCCGGCCCGCAGACCTTCAACCGGCTCTACGCCCTCCAGGACGACGACTGCACCCCCGCCAACTTCAGCTACGCCGAGCTGAACAACTGCAACAGCACCTGGTCCGGCGGGGCGGTCGCGGCGAGCACCGCACGGTTCAACGCGCTCGTCTCGATGTGGAAGCTCCAGGCCCTGCGGCACGCCCTCGGTGACGTGCCCATCGCGATCAGCAGCAGCTTCCGCAGCTACGCCTGCAACAGCGCGGTTGGCGGGGCGTCGAACAGTCGGCACCTGTACGGCGACGCGGTGGACCTGGTCGGCTCACCGTCGTTGTGCCGACTGGCCCAGCAGGCCCGCTACCACGGCTTCGGACAGATCCTCGGTCCCGG
- a CDS encoding HIT family protein, translating to MTDGLERLWTPHRMTYISGDDRPAEGYEKPAGCPFCRAPKLPPEESLVVARGEHVFVVLNLYPYNPGHLLVCPYRHVADYTDLDVPETIELASYTQTAMRVIRKVSNAHGFNLGMNQGGVAGAGIAAHLHQHVVPRWGGDANFMPVIGRTKVLPQLLGDTRDLLSRAWPS from the coding sequence ATGACAGACGGCCTGGAACGGCTCTGGACGCCGCATCGGATGACCTACATATCCGGCGACGACCGCCCGGCCGAGGGCTACGAGAAGCCCGCCGGGTGTCCGTTCTGTCGGGCCCCGAAGCTGCCGCCGGAGGAGAGCCTCGTGGTGGCCCGTGGCGAGCACGTCTTCGTGGTGCTCAACCTCTACCCGTACAACCCGGGGCACCTGCTGGTCTGCCCCTACCGGCACGTCGCGGACTACACCGACCTGGACGTGCCGGAAACCATCGAGCTGGCGTCGTACACCCAGACCGCGATGCGGGTGATCCGCAAGGTGAGCAACGCGCACGGCTTCAACCTGGGCATGAACCAGGGCGGGGTGGCCGGGGCCGGCATCGCCGCCCACCTGCACCAGCACGTCGTGCCGCGGTGGGGCGGCGACGCGAACTTCATGCCGGTGATCGGTCGCACGAAGGTCCTGCCGCAACTGCTCGGCGACACCCGCGACCTGCTCAGCCGCGCCTGGCCGTCCTGA
- a CDS encoding aldo/keto reductase: MAVTTRTLGRSGIEVSALGMGCWAIGGPWAEGSQPLGWGAVDDDESVRAVRRALDLGITLFDTADTYGAGHGERVLGRALAGHRDDAVIATKWGYTFDEPSRQATGEDASPAYLRRAVTASLRRLDTDRIDLYQLHLADLPVPRAQALIGTCEDLVAEGLIRAYGWSTDRPDRAGLFGHGAAGATAVQHTLSVLRDAPELLAVCDKYDLASVNRGPLGMGLLTGKYSAGSILPHDDVRGLAPGWLEWFRGGRPAPEWLRRVAAVRAALTADGRSLAQGALGWIWARSGRTIPIPGCRTVAQVEENAAALHRGPLPADQFTEVERQLAALRTAALRDADRPHWPPPTHPTIHP, from the coding sequence ATGGCAGTCACGACACGGACGTTGGGGCGCAGCGGCATCGAGGTCAGCGCCCTCGGCATGGGGTGCTGGGCGATCGGCGGCCCCTGGGCGGAGGGCTCCCAGCCGTTGGGCTGGGGCGCGGTCGACGACGACGAGTCCGTGCGGGCGGTACGTCGGGCCCTCGATCTGGGCATCACCCTCTTCGACACCGCCGACACGTACGGTGCCGGGCACGGTGAGCGGGTGCTCGGCCGGGCGCTCGCCGGCCACCGGGACGACGCCGTGATCGCCACCAAGTGGGGTTACACCTTCGACGAGCCGAGCCGGCAGGCAACCGGGGAGGACGCGTCGCCCGCGTACCTGCGGCGGGCCGTGACCGCCTCGCTACGCCGGCTCGACACCGACCGGATCGACCTCTACCAGTTGCACCTGGCCGACCTGCCGGTGCCGCGGGCACAGGCGCTGATCGGCACCTGCGAGGACCTGGTCGCCGAGGGGCTGATCCGGGCGTACGGGTGGAGCACCGACCGACCCGACCGGGCCGGCCTGTTCGGGCATGGCGCCGCCGGCGCCACCGCCGTGCAGCACACCCTGTCGGTACTGCGGGACGCCCCCGAACTGCTCGCCGTCTGCGACAAGTACGACCTGGCGAGCGTCAACCGGGGTCCGCTGGGGATGGGCCTGCTCACCGGCAAGTACTCGGCCGGGTCGATCCTGCCCCACGACGACGTGCGCGGGCTGGCCCCGGGTTGGTTGGAGTGGTTCCGTGGCGGCCGGCCGGCGCCGGAGTGGCTGCGCCGGGTCGCCGCGGTCCGCGCCGCGCTCACCGCCGACGGGCGCAGCCTCGCCCAGGGTGCGCTCGGCTGGATCTGGGCCCGCAGTGGTCGTACCATCCCGATCCCGGGCTGCCGTACGGTCGCGCAGGTCGAGGAGAACGCCGCGGCACTGCACCGGGGTCCACTGCCGGCGGATCAGTTCACCGAGGTGGAACGCCAGTTGGCCGCACTCCGTACCGCCGCCCTCCGCGACGCCGACCGCCCCCACTGGCCCCCTCCCACGCACCCCACCATCCATCCCTGA
- a CDS encoding elongation factor G-like protein EF-G2, translating into MAQKNQDKGSTGGTPVITEPERVRNVVLVGHSGAGKTTLVETLLAATGTISRAGTVVDGTTVGDHDPAAVRQQRSVSLSCAPLLHNGIKVNLLDTPGYADFVGELRAGLRAADAALFVVSAAGGMDAATVALWEECAAVDMPRAVAVARLDQPRADVDETVALCQRLFGDNVMPLYLPMLGDDGVSTEGLLGLITRRVFDYSAGLPADVRDPDPEHQRAIDESRDELIEGIIAESEDETLMDRYLDGEEISTEVLIDDLEKAVARGHFYPVVPVCAETGVGLDVLLEVLTAAFPSPLEHELPAVTGVDGSPRPPLTCDPAGPLVAEVVKTTIDRHVGRVSLVRVFSGTLRPDQTMHVSGHGMAERGHPDHDADERVGHIFTPLGATLREVPLCVAGDICAITKSGSAETGDTISARDEPLLIAPWEMPEPMLPVAVVAHSRADEDALARNLARLVAGDPTLRLERNPETHQLVLWCMGEAHADVVLDRLRAGGVELDTEPVKVSLRETLTVPAKGHGRHVKQSGGHGQYAVCDIEVEPLPPGSGFEFVDRVVGGAVPHNYIPSVEKGVRAQLERGLVVGHPVVDLRVTLVDGKAHSVDSSDAAFQTAGALALRDAADRGQPALLEPIDEVTIRVPDGSVGTVMGDLSGRRGRVLGTEPDPDAEGRTLVRAEVPATELLRYAVELRSMTAGTGTFRRNFVRHDPMPAHLADQIRKEHTP; encoded by the coding sequence ATGGCGCAAAAAAATCAGGACAAGGGTTCCACCGGCGGCACGCCGGTGATCACCGAGCCCGAGCGGGTACGCAACGTCGTACTCGTCGGGCACTCCGGGGCAGGCAAGACGACCCTGGTCGAGACCCTGCTCGCGGCGACCGGCACGATCAGCCGGGCCGGTACCGTGGTCGACGGCACCACGGTCGGTGACCACGACCCCGCCGCCGTACGCCAACAACGGTCGGTCAGCCTGTCCTGCGCACCGCTGCTGCACAACGGCATCAAGGTCAACCTGCTGGACACCCCCGGGTACGCCGACTTCGTCGGCGAGCTGCGCGCCGGGCTGCGGGCCGCCGACGCCGCCCTCTTCGTCGTCTCCGCAGCGGGCGGCATGGACGCGGCCACCGTCGCGCTGTGGGAGGAGTGCGCGGCCGTCGACATGCCCCGCGCGGTCGCGGTGGCCCGACTGGACCAGCCCCGCGCCGACGTCGACGAGACGGTGGCGCTCTGCCAGCGCCTCTTCGGCGACAACGTGATGCCCCTCTACCTGCCGATGCTCGGCGACGACGGCGTCTCCACCGAGGGTCTGCTCGGCCTGATCACCCGCCGGGTCTTCGACTACTCCGCCGGGCTTCCCGCCGACGTCCGCGATCCCGACCCGGAGCACCAGCGGGCCATCGACGAGTCCCGCGACGAGCTGATCGAGGGGATCATCGCCGAGAGCGAGGACGAGACCCTCATGGACCGCTACCTCGACGGCGAGGAGATCAGCACCGAGGTGCTCATCGACGACCTGGAGAAGGCCGTCGCCCGTGGCCACTTCTACCCGGTGGTGCCGGTCTGCGCCGAGACCGGTGTCGGGCTGGACGTGCTGCTGGAGGTGTTGACCGCCGCGTTCCCGTCGCCGCTGGAGCACGAGTTGCCGGCGGTGACCGGCGTGGACGGCTCGCCGCGTCCGCCGCTGACCTGCGACCCGGCCGGGCCGCTCGTCGCGGAGGTCGTCAAGACCACCATCGACCGCCACGTCGGCCGGGTCTCGTTGGTCCGGGTCTTCTCCGGCACGCTGCGCCCCGACCAGACCATGCACGTCTCCGGTCACGGCATGGCCGAGCGCGGGCACCCCGACCACGACGCCGACGAGCGGGTCGGGCACATCTTCACCCCGCTGGGCGCCACCCTGCGGGAGGTGCCGCTCTGCGTGGCCGGCGACATCTGCGCGATCACCAAGTCGGGCAGCGCCGAGACCGGCGACACCATCTCCGCCCGGGACGAACCGCTGCTGATCGCACCCTGGGAGATGCCCGAGCCAATGCTGCCGGTGGCGGTCGTCGCCCACAGCCGCGCCGACGAGGACGCCCTGGCCCGCAACCTCGCCCGCCTCGTCGCCGGCGACCCCACCCTGCGGCTGGAGCGCAACCCGGAAACCCACCAGTTGGTGCTCTGGTGCATGGGCGAGGCACACGCCGACGTGGTGCTCGACCGGCTGCGCGCCGGCGGCGTCGAACTGGACACCGAGCCGGTCAAGGTGTCGCTGCGCGAGACGCTGACCGTGCCCGCGAAGGGGCACGGCCGGCACGTCAAGCAGTCCGGAGGCCACGGCCAGTACGCGGTCTGCGACATCGAGGTCGAGCCCCTGCCCCCGGGCAGCGGCTTCGAATTCGTCGACCGGGTCGTCGGCGGCGCGGTGCCACACAACTACATCCCGTCGGTCGAGAAGGGCGTCCGCGCCCAACTCGAACGCGGCCTCGTCGTCGGCCACCCCGTGGTGGACCTGCGGGTGACCCTGGTCGACGGCAAGGCGCACAGCGTCGACTCCTCCGACGCGGCCTTCCAAACCGCGGGCGCACTCGCCCTGCGTGACGCCGCCGACCGAGGCCAGCCGGCACTACTGGAACCGATCGACGAGGTCACCATCCGGGTACCGGACGGCTCGGTGGGCACCGTGATGGGCGACCTGTCCGGCCGCCGCGGCCGAGTCCTCGGGACCGAACCGGACCCGGACGCCGAGGGCCGCACCCTCGTCCGCGCGGAAGTGCCAGCCACCGAACTACTTCGGTACGCCGTCGAGCTGCGCTCGATGACGGCCGGCACGGGCACCTTCCGCCGCAACTTCGTCCGTCACGACCCCATGCCCGCCCACCTGGCCGACCAGATCCGCAAGGAACACACCCCCTGA
- the pgsA gene encoding phosphatidylinositol phosphate synthase translates to MAKIFQVSARAGMTRVVEPIARALLRAGVTPNAVTVAGTVGVLVGALGFGARGHLVAGALIVTVFALTDLLDGTMARMSGGSTRFGAFLDSSMDRVADSAVFGAVAYWLATQGNHSGVAAALVCLAAGSLVSYVKARAEGLGMTCNVGIAERTERLLIVGVGGILTGLNVKPALEIALWLLAAVSIFTVGQRMAHVYRQAQQLQPDRQA, encoded by the coding sequence ATGGCGAAGATCTTCCAAGTGTCGGCCCGCGCGGGGATGACCCGCGTCGTCGAGCCGATTGCCCGCGCCCTGCTGCGCGCGGGCGTCACCCCCAATGCCGTCACCGTTGCGGGCACCGTTGGTGTGCTCGTCGGTGCGCTCGGCTTCGGTGCCCGCGGCCATCTGGTCGCGGGCGCGTTAATCGTTACCGTTTTCGCGCTCACCGACCTGCTCGACGGGACGATGGCCCGGATGAGCGGCGGCTCCACCAGGTTCGGCGCGTTCCTCGACTCAAGCATGGACCGGGTCGCCGACAGCGCCGTCTTCGGCGCGGTCGCGTACTGGCTGGCCACGCAGGGCAACCACTCCGGGGTGGCCGCCGCGTTGGTCTGCCTGGCCGCCGGCAGCCTGGTCTCCTACGTGAAGGCCCGCGCCGAGGGGCTGGGCATGACCTGCAACGTGGGCATCGCCGAGCGCACCGAGCGGCTGCTGATCGTCGGGGTCGGCGGCATCCTCACCGGCCTGAACGTGAAGCCGGCGCTGGAGATCGCGCTCTGGCTGCTCGCCGCGGTGTCGATCTTCACGGTGGGGCAGCGGATGGCGCACGTCTACCGCCAGGCCCAGCAGCTCCAGCCGGACCGTCAGGCGTGA
- a CDS encoding phosphatidylinositol mannoside acyltransferase, whose amino-acid sequence MNLTELGYVAGWRVVRALPRPLVAAAFQVGADRAHRRAGGGTARLRANLRRVVGPELPEAELDDLVKRGLRSYARYWMEAFRLPALSRAQILSGFRLDGAELLAADVAAGRGAVVALPHAGNYDAAGAWVAATGWPITTVMERLKPEGVYKRFVAFRGSVGMEILPTHGGPRPAFDVLLDRLRAGAVVPLLADRDLSARGVEVDFFGGKTRMPAGPALLALHTGAPLYVASMWYEPDAACASLAGPLPVPGPEVGPLDQRVRSLTQLIADRLAAGIARHPEDWHMLQRMWLDQRRAGDGTALPSSASGQA is encoded by the coding sequence GTGAACCTCACCGAGCTCGGCTACGTCGCGGGCTGGCGGGTGGTCCGCGCGCTACCCCGGCCGCTGGTGGCGGCGGCGTTCCAGGTGGGCGCGGACCGCGCCCACCGCCGCGCCGGCGGGGGTACGGCCCGACTGCGCGCGAACCTGCGCCGGGTGGTCGGCCCGGAGCTGCCCGAGGCCGAGCTGGACGATCTCGTCAAGCGCGGGCTCCGCTCGTACGCCCGGTACTGGATGGAGGCGTTCCGGCTGCCCGCGTTGAGTCGGGCGCAGATCCTGTCCGGCTTCCGACTCGACGGCGCCGAGCTGCTCGCCGCCGACGTGGCCGCGGGCCGGGGCGCCGTGGTGGCCCTTCCCCATGCCGGCAACTACGACGCCGCGGGCGCCTGGGTGGCGGCCACCGGCTGGCCGATCACCACGGTGATGGAACGGCTCAAGCCGGAGGGCGTGTACAAGCGTTTCGTGGCCTTCCGGGGGAGCGTGGGCATGGAGATCCTGCCGACCCACGGCGGGCCGCGTCCGGCGTTCGACGTGTTGCTGGACCGGCTCCGGGCCGGTGCGGTGGTGCCGCTGCTGGCCGACCGCGACCTCTCCGCCCGGGGGGTGGAGGTGGACTTCTTCGGCGGGAAGACCCGCATGCCGGCCGGGCCCGCACTGCTGGCGCTGCACACCGGAGCGCCGCTCTACGTGGCCTCGATGTGGTACGAACCGGACGCCGCGTGCGCGTCGCTCGCCGGCCCGTTGCCGGTGCCGGGGCCCGAGGTGGGGCCTCTGGACCAGCGGGTCCGGTCGCTGACCCAGCTGATCGCCGACCGTCTGGCGGCGGGCATCGCCCGGCATCCGGAAGACTGGCACATGTTGCAGCGGATGTGGCTGGACCAGCGGAGGGCGGGGGACGGCACAGCGCTGCCCTCGTCGGCCTCCGGTCAGGCCTGA
- a CDS encoding glycosyltransferase family 4 protein: MRIGIVCPYSFDVPGGVQNHVMDLAEALITLGHEVSVLAPADEDSPLPAYVVSAGRAVPLPYNGSVARIAFGPVSTARVRRWITNGDFDVLHVHEPLTLSLSLLAVLSARGPVVATFHTAMTRSRVLAAAQGVLQIVLERITARIAVSALARKVQVEHMDGGAVEIPNGVAVAKFADAKPLPGWPGECAPGSGGTLGFLGRFTEARKGFPVLRDAFVAMAATRPGLRLLVAGPGDPDDLYDQFPAELHERVTFLGLVTEPDKARMLRSVHLYVAPNTGGESFGMILTEALAAGTTVVASDLDAFRRVLDGGRAGRLFPTGDPLGLRDAVTDLLDDPAGRAALSACGDQVVANYDWPTVARRVVEVYAAAIEATDGRVIDQEWVGLG, translated from the coding sequence ATGCGGATCGGCATCGTGTGCCCGTACTCCTTCGACGTGCCCGGTGGCGTGCAGAACCACGTGATGGACCTGGCCGAGGCGCTGATCACGCTGGGCCACGAGGTCAGTGTGCTCGCCCCGGCTGACGAGGATTCGCCGCTGCCGGCGTACGTGGTGTCCGCCGGTCGTGCGGTGCCGCTGCCGTACAACGGGTCGGTGGCCCGGATCGCGTTCGGTCCGGTCTCGACCGCCCGGGTCCGCCGTTGGATCACCAACGGTGACTTCGACGTGCTGCACGTGCACGAGCCGCTCACGCTGAGCCTGTCCCTGCTGGCCGTGCTGTCCGCCCGCGGGCCGGTGGTGGCCACGTTCCACACCGCGATGACCCGTTCGCGGGTGCTGGCCGCCGCGCAGGGCGTGCTGCAGATCGTGTTGGAGCGGATCACCGCCCGGATCGCGGTCAGTGCGCTGGCCCGCAAGGTCCAGGTCGAGCACATGGACGGCGGCGCGGTGGAGATCCCCAACGGGGTGGCCGTGGCCAAGTTCGCCGACGCCAAGCCGTTGCCGGGCTGGCCGGGGGAGTGCGCGCCGGGCAGCGGCGGCACCCTGGGCTTCCTGGGCCGGTTCACCGAGGCGCGCAAGGGCTTCCCGGTGCTGCGCGACGCGTTCGTGGCGATGGCCGCGACCCGGCCTGGGCTGCGGCTGCTCGTCGCTGGCCCGGGTGATCCCGACGACCTGTACGACCAGTTCCCGGCCGAGCTGCATGAGCGGGTCACGTTCCTCGGCCTGGTCACCGAACCGGACAAGGCGCGGATGCTGCGCAGTGTGCACCTCTACGTGGCACCGAACACCGGTGGCGAGTCGTTTGGCATGATCCTGACCGAGGCGTTGGCGGCGGGTACGACGGTGGTCGCCAGCGATCTGGACGCGTTCCGGCGGGTGCTCGACGGTGGGCGCGCCGGTCGGCTCTTCCCCACCGGTGACCCGTTGGGGCTGCGCGACGCGGTGACCGACCTGCTGGACGATCCGGCCGGGCGGGCCGCGCTGAGCGCCTGCGGCGATCAGGTGGTGGCGAATTACGACTGGCCGACGGTTGCTCGCCGCGTTGTGGAGGTATACGCAGCGGCGATCGAGGCAACCGACGGACGGGTGATCGACCAGGAGTGGGTGGGGCTGGGCTGA
- the pdxS gene encoding pyridoxal 5'-phosphate synthase lyase subunit PdxS: MPENTASNTGTAPVVGTARVKRGMAEMLKGGVIMDVVNAEQAKIAEDAGAVAVMALERVPADIRAQGGVSRMSDPDMIDGIIEAVSIPVMAKARIGHFVEAQILQSLGVDYVDESEVLTPADYANHIDKWAFTVPFVCGATNLGEALRRITEGAAMIRSKGEAGTGDVSNATTHMRRIRQEIRRLSSLPADELFVAAKELQAPYELVKEVAESGKLPVVLFTAGGIATPADAAMMMQLGAEGVFVGSGIFKAGNPAQRAAAIVKATTFHDDPDVLAKVSRGLGEAMVGINVDEIPQPHRLAERGW, encoded by the coding sequence GTGCCCGAAAACACCGCCTCGAACACCGGTACCGCCCCCGTCGTCGGCACCGCCCGCGTCAAGCGTGGCATGGCCGAGATGCTCAAGGGCGGTGTGATCATGGACGTGGTCAACGCCGAGCAGGCCAAGATCGCTGAGGACGCCGGCGCGGTCGCGGTGATGGCCCTGGAGCGGGTGCCCGCCGACATCCGCGCGCAGGGCGGGGTGTCCCGGATGAGCGACCCCGACATGATCGACGGGATCATCGAGGCGGTCTCCATCCCGGTGATGGCCAAGGCCCGCATCGGCCACTTTGTGGAGGCGCAGATCCTCCAGTCGCTGGGTGTGGACTACGTCGACGAGTCCGAGGTGCTGACCCCGGCCGACTACGCGAACCACATCGACAAGTGGGCGTTCACGGTGCCCTTCGTCTGCGGCGCGACCAACCTGGGCGAGGCGCTGCGGCGGATCACCGAGGGTGCGGCCATGATCCGCTCCAAGGGGGAGGCGGGCACCGGGGACGTCTCCAACGCCACCACCCACATGCGCAGGATCCGTCAGGAGATCCGTCGACTGTCGTCGTTGCCGGCCGACGAGCTGTTCGTCGCGGCCAAGGAGCTGCAGGCCCCGTACGAGCTGGTCAAGGAGGTCGCCGAGAGCGGCAAGCTGCCGGTGGTGCTGTTCACCGCCGGTGGAATCGCCACCCCGGCCGACGCGGCGATGATGATGCAGCTCGGCGCCGAGGGTGTCTTCGTCGGCTCCGGGATCTTCAAGGCCGGCAACCCGGCTCAGCGGGCAGCCGCGATCGTCAAGGCCACCACCTTCCACGACGACCCGGACGTGCTGGCGAAGGTCTCCCGTGGCCTCGGCGAGGCCATGGTCGGCATCAACGTCGACGAGATCCCGCAGCCGCACCGCCTGGCCGAGCGCGGCTGGTGA
- the pdxT gene encoding pyridoxal 5'-phosphate synthase glutaminase subunit PdxT, whose amino-acid sequence MAVPVIGVLALQGDVREHVAALAAAGADARPVRRPAELDAVDGLVVPGGESTTISELTDIFEMREPIDKRIADGMPVYGSCAGMIMLATEVLDGRPDQRGFSGIDMTVRRNAFGRQVDSFEAPVEITGVPGEPFHAVFIRAPWVERVGAGVEVIGSVTGGPAADRIVAVRQGNLLATSFHPELTGDLRVHAYFVNLVRTVS is encoded by the coding sequence ATGGCCGTACCCGTGATCGGTGTGCTCGCGCTCCAGGGGGATGTCCGCGAGCACGTGGCGGCGTTGGCGGCGGCCGGCGCGGACGCCCGCCCGGTCCGCCGTCCGGCGGAGCTGGACGCGGTGGATGGCCTGGTCGTCCCCGGGGGTGAGTCCACCACCATCAGCGAGCTCACCGACATCTTCGAGATGCGCGAGCCGATCGACAAGCGGATCGCCGACGGCATGCCGGTCTACGGCTCCTGCGCCGGCATGATCATGCTGGCGACCGAGGTGCTCGACGGCCGACCCGACCAGCGGGGCTTCTCCGGCATCGACATGACCGTGCGGCGCAACGCGTTCGGGCGGCAGGTCGACTCCTTCGAGGCCCCGGTGGAGATCACCGGGGTGCCGGGTGAGCCGTTCCACGCGGTCTTCATCCGGGCGCCCTGGGTCGAGCGGGTCGGTGCCGGCGTCGAGGTGATCGGATCGGTGACCGGCGGCCCGGCCGCCGACCGGATCGTGGCGGTCCGGCAGGGCAACCTGCTGGCCACCTCCTTCCACCCGGAGTTGACCGGTGACCTGCGCGTGCACGCGTACTTCGTGAACCTGGTCCGCACCGTCTCCTGA